In Methanofollis fontis, the following proteins share a genomic window:
- a CDS encoding HAD family hydrolase, with protein MADTGGNAMSGAPVDFSRVRGVLFDCYDTLIDISTDERSIRPYEALSSWVSYQGVRICPDELREEYRRRIGEAMEGTEEDYPEIRVEDIFAGICRDYAVWPIDTAMTGILLARSFRAATVRKICAFPRSRHLLSALNAYPLGIVSNGQRVFSEIELRMFGLFPFFQTVVFSSDVGYKKPDERIFRTALQRLHIEPHEGLFIGDSQKNDVLPSRRLGLQALHINEAWSLFSV; from the coding sequence ATGGCTGATACAGGAGGCAATGCGATGTCTGGTGCGCCGGTAGACTTTTCGCGGGTGAGGGGCGTTCTGTTCGACTGCTACGACACCCTGATCGATATCAGCACCGACGAACGGAGCATCCGCCCCTATGAAGCGCTCAGTTCCTGGGTGTCCTATCAGGGGGTCAGGATCTGCCCGGACGAACTGCGTGAGGAGTACAGGCGCCGGATCGGGGAGGCGATGGAGGGGACCGAAGAGGACTACCCGGAGATCCGGGTGGAGGATATCTTCGCCGGGATCTGCCGGGACTACGCCGTCTGGCCGATCGACACGGCGATGACCGGGATACTGCTCGCCCGCTCCTTCAGGGCGGCAACCGTCCGCAAGATCTGCGCCTTCCCCCGCAGTCGTCACCTCCTCTCCGCACTCAACGCCTATCCGCTCGGCATCGTCTCCAATGGCCAGCGTGTCTTCTCTGAGATCGAACTGCGGATGTTCGGGCTCTTCCCGTTTTTCCAGACCGTGGTCTTCTCATCTGACGTGGGATACAAAAAACCCGATGAGCGGATCTTCCGCACCGCCCTGCAGAGACTCCATATCGAACCCCATGAGGGCCTCTTTATCGGGGACTCGCAGAAGAACGACGTGCTGCCCTCACGCCGCCTCGGTCTGCAGGCCCTCCACATCAACGAGGCGTGGTCGCTCTTCTCGGTCTGA
- a CDS encoding HdeD family acid-resistance protein: MEETEVMIIEREPAEWGSFIVRGIFALIIGIAVLLWTGITLEILMILFGALAIVYGIMTIIFALKQRVGETGTTVALLFGILTLILGIAAIAWPWVMAAALVTLIAAMMIVVGFSDIALAIFTVEGTANRLLLGLSGALSVIVGGVFIFFPVFGGIVLVALYLGVLMIAFGIISIAAGIAMRGAQSA, translated from the coding sequence ATGGAAGAGACAGAAGTTATGATCATCGAGAGGGAGCCTGCAGAGTGGGGCTCCTTCATCGTCAGGGGGATATTCGCCCTCATCATCGGCATCGCCGTTCTCCTCTGGACCGGGATCACCCTCGAGATCCTGATGATCCTCTTCGGCGCCCTTGCAATCGTCTACGGCATCATGACCATCATCTTTGCGCTGAAGCAGCGGGTCGGTGAGACCGGCACGACCGTGGCACTGCTCTTCGGCATCCTCACACTCATCCTGGGCATCGCCGCCATCGCCTGGCCCTGGGTGATGGCCGCAGCCCTGGTCACCCTGATCGCCGCCATGATGATCGTCGTCGGCTTCTCGGATATCGCCCTCGCCATCTTCACCGTCGAGGGGACGGCAAACCGTCTGCTCCTCGGCCTCTCCGGCGCCCTCTCGGTCATCGTCGGCGGTGTCTTCATATTCTTCCCGGTGTTCGGCGGGATCGTCCTGGTCGCCCTCTACCTCGGCGTGCTCATGATCGCCTTCGGCATCATCTCCATCGCCGCCGGCATCGCCATGCGCGGTGCACAGTCCGCCTGA
- a CDS encoding phosphotransferase family protein: MGTGHEQHVATLYPGDPFRDWIAELLGHRLRRQDAPARVSLIRPSSHTVCRYTFQNGPSVVAKFFAEPTGANHCYNPEKGMNREYRLLKRAMHVIPVSEPLGIRKDYNCVLVTSYLPGKPLSRSLRDDPGLHDRLAAVADLLRHLHSIRSSRYSMEREFSNVHDVLDQNRLSAGVRDRFNRLLGEWWHSGDLERKGGCMIHRDATPANYIFGPAGVAAIDFESAWTGGHPVHDVGVFCAEIKYAFKRRYDNPEAAEPYIGQFLRQYARSSRRFSSVTGCVPFYMGLGYLRMARLGLGGEEREWLIQEAMRCLVRR, translated from the coding sequence ATGGGGACGGGGCATGAACAGCACGTCGCCACGCTCTACCCGGGCGATCCCTTCAGGGACTGGATTGCAGAACTGCTCGGGCACCGTCTGCGGCGGCAGGACGCTCCGGCCCGGGTGTCCCTGATCCGCCCGTCGTCCCATACTGTCTGCCGCTATACGTTCCAGAACGGGCCCTCGGTGGTCGCCAAGTTCTTCGCCGAACCCACCGGGGCAAACCACTGTTATAACCCTGAGAAAGGGATGAACCGGGAGTATCGTCTCCTGAAACGGGCGATGCATGTGATCCCTGTCTCTGAACCGCTTGGCATCCGAAAGGACTACAATTGTGTGCTCGTCACCTCCTATCTGCCGGGAAAACCGCTTTCCCGGTCCCTCAGGGATGATCCCGGTCTGCATGATCGCCTCGCTGCCGTTGCCGATCTCCTGCGCCACCTCCATTCCATCAGATCGTCCCGCTACTCGATGGAGCGTGAGTTCTCGAACGTGCACGATGTGCTCGACCAGAACCGTCTTTCTGCCGGGGTGCGGGATCGGTTCAACCGTCTCCTCGGGGAATGGTGGCATTCCGGGGATCTCGAGCGGAAAGGCGGGTGCATGATCCACCGGGACGCCACGCCGGCGAATTATATCTTCGGTCCGGCGGGTGTTGCGGCGATCGACTTCGAGAGCGCCTGGACGGGGGGGCATCCGGTCCATGATGTTGGTGTGTTCTGTGCCGAGATCAAGTATGCCTTCAAACGGCGGTATGACAATCCGGAGGCTGCAGAGCCGTATATCGGGCAATTTCTCCGGCAGTATGCCCGTTCCTCCAGAAGATTTTCTTCGGTCACCGGATGCGTGCCTTTTTATATGGGGCTCGGGTATCTGAGGATGGCACGACTCGGTCTCGGGGGGGAGGAACGAGAATGGCTGATACAGGAGGCAATGCGATGTCTGGTGCGCCGGTAG
- a CDS encoding rhodanese-like domain-containing protein — protein MVRWGGAALLLMAVLVLAAPGCTGGEDGGVREIDVSGARSLIEERQGDPSFVILDVRTPEEYLSGHIEGAINIDYYDPAFRDGIDRLDRSATYLVYCRTAVRSAAATAIMAEMGFDDLYDMQGGIVQWRASGYPTT, from the coding sequence ATGGTTCGATGGGGCGGGGCGGCGCTGCTCCTGATGGCGGTGCTGGTGCTCGCTGCCCCTGGGTGCACCGGCGGGGAGGACGGGGGTGTGCGGGAGATCGATGTGTCAGGGGCGCGTTCATTGATCGAGGAACGGCAGGGCGACCCCTCCTTTGTGATTCTGGATGTCAGGACGCCTGAAGAATATCTCTCCGGGCACATCGAAGGTGCGATCAATATTGATTATTATGATCCGGCATTCAGGGACGGGATCGACCGTCTCGATCGCTCGGCGACCTATCTCGTCTACTGCCGGACGGCGGTGCGGAGTGCCGCCGCCACCGCAATCATGGCGGAGATGGGGTTTGATGATCTCTATGATATGCAGGGCGGGATTGTGCAGTGGAGGGCCTCGGGCTATCCGACCACCTGA
- a CDS encoding DUF1614 domain-containing protein, translating into MGFPAIAFIPLFSSEVILVLGLLMIPVLLLYLYIIISEEAFELAGMPALSAILMTIGALIGSFIDIPFYAIENVTLAVNAGGCLIPLIISVELIARRRVRPGPMILAVLFVAAVSYYFSTPTPGQGILMPFYIAPLAGAFAGILMTGADITAPGTAYAAGAMGTLLGADIFHLVTPGTIGHIAAGSASVLSIGGAGVFDGIFLTGIFAVFLAALIARRIRGEGKGAEPGRQPDASQ; encoded by the coding sequence ATGGGATTTCCCGCAATCGCCTTTATACCGCTCTTCTCATCCGAGGTGATCCTGGTCCTCGGTCTGCTGATGATTCCGGTGCTCCTCCTCTATCTCTATATCATCATCAGCGAGGAGGCATTCGAACTAGCAGGGATGCCGGCACTGAGTGCGATACTGATGACCATCGGGGCACTGATCGGCAGTTTCATCGACATCCCATTTTATGCCATCGAGAACGTGACGCTGGCCGTGAACGCCGGCGGTTGTCTCATCCCCCTGATCATCTCGGTCGAACTCATCGCACGGCGGCGGGTGCGACCCGGACCCATGATCCTCGCCGTCCTCTTCGTTGCGGCGGTCTCCTACTACTTTTCGACACCGACACCGGGTCAGGGCATCCTGATGCCCTTCTATATCGCACCGCTAGCCGGGGCGTTTGCCGGCATCCTGATGACCGGGGCCGACATCACGGCGCCGGGCACCGCCTATGCCGCCGGGGCGATGGGCACCCTGCTCGGCGCCGACATCTTCCACCTGGTCACGCCGGGGACCATCGGTCATATCGCCGCCGGATCGGCATCTGTCCTCTCCATCGGGGGAGCGGGCGTCTTCGACGGCATCTTCCTCACCGGAATCTTCGCGGTCTTTCTGGCCGCCCTGATCGCACGGCGGATCCGGGGGGAGGGGAAGGGGGCAGAACCAGGCCGCCAGCCTGATGCATCTCAATGA